Proteins encoded within one genomic window of Mesorhizobium sp. AR10:
- a CDS encoding DoxX family protein, whose translation MSISQTAPASTAALWTGRVLGAIIVLFMIFDGVIKLPPLDVVTQTMVPLGWPADANVARLLGIVGLISIALYALPRTSALGAILLTGYLGGAIATNMRIGSPLFSHTLFGVYLGIILWGGLYLRDPRVRALIPFSR comes from the coding sequence ATGTCAATCTCTCAAACCGCACCCGCCTCGACTGCTGCCCTGTGGACCGGCCGCGTGCTCGGCGCCATCATCGTGCTGTTCATGATCTTCGACGGCGTCATCAAACTGCCGCCGCTCGATGTCGTCACGCAGACGATGGTGCCGCTTGGCTGGCCGGCCGATGCCAATGTTGCGCGCCTGCTCGGCATTGTCGGGCTGATCTCGATCGCGCTCTATGCGCTGCCGCGCACCTCGGCGCTCGGCGCCATCCTGCTCACCGGCTATCTCGGCGGCGCCATCGCCACCAATATGCGTATCGGCAGCCCGCTGTTTTCGCACACGCTGTTCGGCGTCTATCTTGGCATCATCCTGTGGGGCGGATTGTATCTGCGCGATCCCCGGGTGCGTGCCCTGATCCCGTTCAGCCGATAA
- a CDS encoding SRPBCC family protein, with translation MLTTILVILVVLIAALLIYAATRPDSFTVSRATSINASPEAIFPMINDFRRWSLWSPYEKLDPEMKRTFSGNDSGKGAAYAWHSGGKAGIGRMEITNSVPSSLIALKLDFEKPFKANNTVDFILTPSGNATAVSWAMHGRYPFIAKLMGVFMNFDRLVGKDFEVGLANLKNAAEK, from the coding sequence ATGCTCACCACCATTCTTGTCATCCTGGTTGTGCTGATCGCCGCCTTGCTCATCTATGCCGCGACACGGCCGGACAGTTTCACCGTCAGCCGCGCGACCAGCATCAACGCATCACCCGAAGCCATCTTTCCAATGATCAACGATTTCAGGCGCTGGAGCCTGTGGTCGCCCTACGAGAAACTCGACCCCGAAATGAAGCGCACGTTCTCTGGCAACGATAGCGGCAAGGGCGCCGCCTATGCCTGGCACAGCGGCGGCAAGGCCGGCATCGGCCGCATGGAAATCACGAATTCGGTGCCGTCTTCGCTGATCGCGCTGAAGCTCGACTTCGAGAAACCGTTCAAGGCCAACAACACCGTCGACTTCATCCTGACGCCGAGCGGCAACGCCACTGCCGTGTCGTGGGCCATGCACGGCCGCTACCCGTTCATCGCCAAGCTGATGGGCGTGTTCATGAACTTCGACAGGCTGGTCGGCAAGGATTTCGAGGTAGGACTCGCCAATCTGAAAAACGCTGCCGAAAAATAG
- a CDS encoding YMGG-like glycine zipper-containing protein yields MKKTMLLLALLLPLGACSQTEKGAAVGGLGGAAIGAAVANDPVQGAVVGGAVGAVAGSLIGRASETGQCRYRDRYGRTYIARCPQGY; encoded by the coding sequence ATGAAGAAAACCATGCTTTTGCTGGCGCTGCTGCTACCACTCGGCGCCTGTTCGCAGACGGAAAAGGGTGCCGCGGTTGGTGGCCTGGGTGGTGCGGCGATAGGCGCTGCCGTGGCAAATGATCCGGTACAGGGGGCTGTCGTTGGTGGTGCCGTTGGTGCCGTCGCAGGGTCCCTCATCGGCCGCGCCAGTGAAACCGGCCAGTGCCGCTATCGCGATCGTTACGGTCGCACATACATCGCTCGTTGCCCACAGGGCTATTGA